One window from the genome of Echinicola vietnamensis DSM 17526 encodes:
- a CDS encoding glycine-rich domain-containing protein: protein MSMLSNRLNCYTLYFRLILALILGSFLICREAQAQCSTTITVPSGESTINIKLTLTEVRTFNTYCPDGFEYRVNLDYEVTFDGPPPTLWTLQGYLICDDGVERDENYFDLPEAGGSGSVLAAQSDWYTCSSSPPNPSPADLGCLNFRLEIDGPNIAEDDGEITEGVCQDPNACVEEIQVSELERLYIYRCDGPFTVPATFDDAEVFVVAGGGGGGHGSSAGGGGAGGTVYSASVPLTAGETYPVFVGKGGEGANTASEAGQNGMNSSFNGISAIGGGGGGSYHSNDDISTGNAGGSGGGHASNSNTGTRAQGSQGNGGGLGEESGNGNGNGNGNGNGTGGARSGGGGGGSASTGGSGEGASGGVGGEGSSSAILEDLSVDVGINNLFAAGGGGSGRPGQGNNQGAGGSGIGGSGSTDTGADGQQNTGSGGGAGWDGGGDGADGIVIIRLRLASLPVDWQAINVAYHAPQNNVQINWSVSEKISTSHYEVERAFNGIEDFKTITQINARASAKELMHYQYQDHLLPATGGLLYYRIKEIDLNGNASYSPVYSVKVPASQQVKRKWTVYPNPASGQEINVSYAAAEEIKNIQFRLASPLQSTDYFTATSERDFGEALQKVFGTLEKGIWVLEIRWNDKSEFIKIMKE from the coding sequence ATGAGCATGCTGTCTAACCGATTAAACTGTTACACTTTATATTTTCGGTTGATTTTAGCACTGATTTTGGGAAGTTTTTTGATTTGTAGGGAAGCCCAAGCGCAGTGTTCAACCACCATCACTGTTCCTTCTGGTGAAAGCACCATCAATATAAAATTAACACTGACGGAAGTAAGAACTTTCAATACCTATTGTCCAGATGGGTTTGAATATCGGGTAAACCTAGACTATGAAGTAACCTTTGATGGGCCGCCCCCGACCCTATGGACATTACAAGGCTATCTCATCTGTGATGACGGGGTAGAGCGAGATGAAAACTACTTTGATCTCCCAGAAGCCGGAGGCAGTGGCTCGGTGCTTGCAGCGCAAAGCGATTGGTACACTTGCTCGTCCTCCCCTCCAAACCCCAGTCCTGCGGATCTAGGCTGCCTAAATTTCAGGCTAGAGATCGACGGCCCCAATATCGCCGAAGATGATGGAGAAATTACCGAAGGAGTATGCCAAGACCCTAACGCCTGCGTGGAGGAGATACAGGTATCAGAGCTGGAGCGTCTTTATATTTACCGCTGTGACGGTCCGTTCACGGTACCCGCCACCTTTGATGACGCGGAAGTATTTGTCGTCGCTGGTGGCGGAGGAGGAGGTCATGGAAGCAGTGCCGGAGGTGGTGGTGCAGGCGGAACGGTATACAGCGCCTCTGTCCCTTTGACTGCAGGAGAAACCTATCCGGTTTTTGTCGGAAAGGGAGGTGAAGGTGCCAATACCGCTAGTGAAGCAGGTCAAAACGGCATGAACTCTAGCTTTAACGGCATCAGTGCCATTGGCGGTGGCGGTGGCGGCTCATATCATTCCAATGACGACATCAGCACCGGAAATGCAGGAGGATCCGGAGGTGGCCATGCCAGCAATTCCAATACAGGTACCAGGGCACAAGGTTCTCAAGGCAACGGAGGAGGCTTGGGCGAGGAGAGCGGAAATGGAAACGGCAACGGAAATGGTAATGGTAATGGTACAGGAGGAGCACGATCAGGTGGTGGAGGCGGAGGTTCTGCCTCTACAGGAGGCAGCGGAGAAGGTGCCAGCGGTGGTGTCGGAGGCGAAGGATCATCTTCTGCCATCTTAGAAGACCTATCCGTAGACGTAGGCATCAACAACCTTTTCGCGGCAGGTGGAGGTGGCTCCGGAAGACCGGGCCAGGGCAATAACCAAGGCGCCGGAGGAAGCGGTATCGGCGGCAGCGGATCCACTGACACAGGAGCGGACGGCCAGCAAAACACCGGATCCGGCGGAGGTGCCGGCTGGGATGGCGGGGGTGATGGAGCGGACGGCATAGTGATTATCCGTCTACGATTGGCGAGCTTGCCCGTGGATTGGCAGGCCATAAATGTGGCATACCATGCGCCCCAAAACAACGTCCAAATCAATTGGTCTGTTTCAGAAAAAATATCCACCAGCCACTATGAAGTGGAGCGGGCCTTTAATGGTATTGAGGATTTTAAAACCATTACCCAAATAAATGCCCGTGCATCCGCTAAAGAGCTGATGCATTACCAGTACCAAGATCACCTGCTACCGGCCACAGGAGGCCTCCTATATTACCGGATCAAAGAAATTGATCTAAATGGAAATGCTTCCTATTCCCCTGTCTATTCCGTCAAAGTACCTGCTAGCCAACAGGTAAAAAGAAAATGGACCGTGTACCCCAACCCTGCCAGTGGTCAAGAAATCAACGTGTCTTACGCCGCTGCAGAAGAAATAAAAAACATCCAATTCCGATTGGCTTCCCCACTACAATCCACAGACTATTTCACCGCTACCAGTGAGCGTGATTTTGGGGAGGCCCTCCAAAAGGTTTTTGGCACCTTGGAAAAAGGTATTTGGGTACTTGAAATCAGGTGGAATGATAAATCCGAATTTATAAAAATCATGAAAGAATGA
- a CDS encoding SprT-like domain-containing protein produces the protein MSSSVATKLARVFKVKVPEKAAPYCLKLWEEAPFHFTVSKSRVSKLGDFRFRSDQKVQTITINHNLNPYQFLMTYIHEVAHHRAFSEYGTRIKPHGPEWKRTFKKLMYPVLTHEVFPRDLLIPLKRHMANPKASSYADFWLNREMRKYDPGWADVKAIYLSEISIGEAFELKGRKFKKIQPRRTRVLCEEIASGKHYLISGNAEIRLSSSEER, from the coding sequence ATGAGTTCTAGCGTAGCTACAAAATTGGCCCGGGTTTTTAAGGTAAAGGTTCCGGAAAAAGCCGCCCCCTATTGCTTGAAGTTATGGGAAGAGGCGCCTTTTCATTTTACCGTCAGCAAATCCCGGGTGTCTAAGCTGGGGGATTTTCGGTTTAGGTCAGACCAAAAAGTTCAGACCATCACCATAAACCATAACCTGAATCCCTATCAATTCCTAATGACCTACATTCATGAAGTCGCCCATCATCGTGCCTTTTCGGAATATGGCACTCGTATCAAACCACACGGTCCAGAATGGAAAAGAACCTTCAAGAAGCTCATGTATCCGGTATTGACGCATGAGGTCTTCCCTAGAGATCTGCTCATTCCGCTCAAGAGGCATATGGCCAATCCTAAGGCCTCTTCCTATGCCGATTTTTGGCTGAACAGGGAAATGAGAAAGTATGATCCGGGGTGGGCAGATGTAAAGGCCATCTATCTTAGTGAAATTTCCATCGGTGAAGCGTTTGAGCTAAAGGGCAGAAAATTCAAAAAGATACAGCCCAGAAGGACACGGGTGCTTTGTGAAGAGATTGCTTCAGGAAAGCATTACCTTATTTCGGGCAATGCAGAAATTCGATTGTCTTCTTCTGAAGAACGTTGA
- the der gene encoding ribosome biogenesis GTPase Der: protein MANIVAIVGRPNVGKSTFFNRLVEQRKAIEDNESGVTRDRHYGHAQWGGKFFSVIDTGGYVTGSEDVFEAEIRKQVKLAVEEASAILFVVDCIDGLTDLDKEFANELRGTNKPIYIVANKADTQERAFMANEFYELGLGEGTVYPIAAASGSGTGDLLDELVTLFDDEGIENPDEGIPKIAILGRPNVGKSSFLNALLGTERTIVTDEAGTTRDTINSYYTLYSKNFIISDTAGIRKKSRVKEDIEFYSVMRSLRTLEDSDVVIVMVDATRGLESQDINLISLAIKNNKGVMIMVNKWDLIEKDHKTMNKFKDDMMEKLGENRWIPIIFTSMLTKQRIFQAIELAVQVYENKTRKITTSQLNDKMLPEIERYPPPAWKGKYIKIKYITQLPTKNPVFAFFCNLPQYLKSPYTRYLENRIRDHFDFQGVPIKITYKRK, encoded by the coding sequence ATGGCAAATATAGTAGCAATAGTAGGGAGGCCAAATGTGGGCAAATCCACTTTCTTTAACCGGCTCGTCGAACAGCGGAAGGCTATCGAGGACAATGAAAGTGGGGTCACCAGAGACCGGCATTATGGGCATGCCCAGTGGGGAGGAAAGTTTTTCTCGGTGATCGATACCGGTGGATATGTGACGGGATCGGAGGATGTTTTTGAGGCGGAGATACGGAAGCAGGTGAAGCTGGCAGTGGAAGAGGCTTCTGCCATCCTTTTTGTAGTGGACTGTATCGACGGATTGACGGATTTGGACAAGGAATTTGCCAATGAGCTGCGCGGTACCAATAAGCCTATCTATATCGTGGCCAACAAAGCAGATACCCAGGAAAGGGCATTTATGGCCAATGAATTTTATGAGCTTGGTCTAGGTGAAGGGACCGTTTATCCCATCGCAGCAGCAAGTGGGAGTGGTACCGGTGACTTGCTCGATGAACTGGTTACCCTTTTTGACGATGAAGGCATCGAAAATCCAGATGAGGGCATTCCGAAAATCGCCATTCTTGGTCGTCCCAATGTAGGGAAGTCTTCTTTCTTGAATGCCCTGCTGGGAACGGAAAGGACCATCGTAACAGATGAAGCAGGAACCACTCGGGATACGATCAATTCCTACTACACCCTTTATAGTAAGAACTTTATCATTTCAGATACCGCGGGGATCCGTAAAAAGTCTCGGGTAAAGGAAGACATCGAGTTTTATTCTGTCATGCGTTCCTTGCGGACGTTGGAGGACTCTGACGTGGTCATCGTCATGGTGGATGCTACACGAGGACTTGAGTCTCAAGATATCAACCTGATCTCACTGGCCATTAAAAATAATAAGGGAGTCATGATCATGGTAAACAAGTGGGACCTTATCGAAAAGGACCATAAGACCATGAACAAGTTTAAAGATGATATGATGGAAAAACTGGGCGAGAACCGTTGGATTCCGATTATCTTTACCTCTATGCTGACCAAGCAGCGTATTTTCCAAGCCATTGAATTGGCGGTTCAGGTGTATGAAAACAAGACACGTAAAATCACCACTTCCCAGCTAAACGATAAGATGCTGCCCGAAATCGAGCGATACCCTCCGCCAGCATGGAAGGGAAAGTATATAAAAATCAAGTATATCACCCAGCTGCCAACCAAAAATCCGGTGTTTGCTTTCTTCTGCAATTTGCCCCAATACCTGAAGTCACCTTATACCAGGTATTTGGAAAATAGGATTAGGGATCACTTTGATTTTCAGGGTGTTCCGATTAAAATCACCTATAAGAGAAAATAA
- the era gene encoding GTPase Era — MTEKTHKAGFVNIIGKPNVGKSTLMNVLVGERLSIISSKAQTTRHRILGLMNGDDYQIVFSDTPGMLKPKYELHKSMMSFVNLSLEDADVIVFVTDLYETDNEIEEVIEKINHAGAPVLLVINKIDLSKENKLEEVTQYWTERIKADTVIPVSALENFNIERIMQEILDRLPVHPPYYDKEELTDRPERFFASEIIREKIFTNYKKEIPYSTEVAIDQFTEDDKLIRIRAIIFVERSSQKGIIIGDKGKAIKHVGIQSREALEAFFGKQVYLETHVKVEDDWRKNKNKLRKFGYDQ, encoded by the coding sequence ATGACCGAAAAAACACATAAGGCTGGTTTTGTAAATATCATTGGGAAACCAAATGTCGGCAAGTCCACATTGATGAATGTATTGGTAGGTGAGCGCCTTTCGATTATTTCTTCTAAAGCGCAGACCACCCGCCATCGTATTCTCGGGCTGATGAACGGAGATGATTACCAGATCGTGTTTTCGGATACCCCTGGCATGCTCAAGCCTAAATATGAGCTGCACAAAAGCATGATGAGCTTTGTGAACCTTTCTTTGGAGGATGCAGATGTCATTGTCTTTGTCACAGACTTGTATGAAACCGATAATGAAATAGAAGAAGTCATTGAGAAAATCAACCACGCAGGTGCACCGGTGTTGTTGGTGATCAATAAGATAGACCTATCGAAAGAAAACAAACTGGAAGAAGTTACCCAGTATTGGACCGAACGGATCAAGGCCGATACGGTCATTCCAGTGTCGGCCCTGGAGAATTTCAACATCGAGCGGATCATGCAGGAAATCCTCGATAGACTTCCTGTCCATCCGCCTTATTACGATAAGGAGGAACTTACCGATAGGCCAGAGCGTTTCTTTGCCTCTGAGATTATCAGGGAGAAGATCTTTACCAATTATAAAAAAGAAATCCCCTACAGTACAGAAGTGGCCATCGACCAATTTACGGAAGATGATAAGCTCATCCGCATCCGAGCCATTATCTTTGTGGAGCGGTCCAGCCAAAAGGGCATTATCATAGGTGATAAAGGCAAGGCCATCAAGCATGTGGGGATTCAATCCCGGGAGGCGTTGGAAGCCTTTTTTGGTAAGCAAGTGTATCTCGAGACCCATGTAAAGGTGGAGGATGACTGGCGAAAAAATAAAAACAAACTAAGAAAATTCGGTTACGATCAGTAG
- a CDS encoding Fic family protein produces the protein MKAFIHQKDNWPEFTWNSNDFLDLLSEARNLQGRLIGKMETLGFDLRNEALLDTLTLDVLKSSEIEGEFLDPDQVRSSIARRLGMEIAGAVDADRSVEGVVEMMLDATQRCFDPLTADRLFDWHAALFPTGRSGMYKITVADWRKDTTGPMQVVSRAMGKERVHFQAPDSNLVEKEMTRFLDWVNNSKIDLVMKAAIAHLWFVTIHPFEDGNGRIIRALTDMLLAQADKSNQRFYSMSAQVRLERKQYYEILEKTQKGNLDITDWIVWFLNCLINALRSTDLILSKVLFKAAFWQKHVDTALNDRQRKLLNRLMDGFDGKLTSSKWAKIAKCSKDSAVRDINDLIEKGILQKEAARGRSTNYELIGLPAGNQVGKGESNS, from the coding sequence ATGAAAGCTTTTATACATCAAAAAGACAATTGGCCGGAATTTACCTGGAACAGTAATGACTTCTTGGACCTGTTAAGTGAGGCAAGAAATTTACAGGGTAGGCTTATTGGAAAAATGGAAACATTGGGTTTCGATTTGAGAAATGAGGCGCTACTTGATACATTGACCCTTGATGTATTAAAATCATCGGAGATAGAAGGCGAATTCCTTGATCCTGACCAAGTGCGTTCATCAATTGCCCGTAGATTGGGAATGGAAATAGCAGGAGCAGTGGATGCTGACAGAAGTGTCGAAGGAGTAGTTGAAATGATGCTTGACGCTACCCAAAGATGCTTTGACCCATTGACAGCTGACAGGCTTTTTGACTGGCATGCAGCTTTGTTTCCCACAGGAAGAAGTGGGATGTACAAAATTACCGTAGCAGATTGGAGAAAAGATACTACCGGGCCTATGCAGGTTGTATCCAGGGCAATGGGGAAAGAAAGGGTTCATTTTCAAGCGCCTGATTCCAATCTGGTTGAAAAAGAAATGACCCGATTTCTAGATTGGGTCAACAACAGTAAAATAGACTTGGTAATGAAAGCAGCAATCGCCCATTTATGGTTTGTAACCATCCACCCTTTTGAAGATGGAAATGGAAGAATTATCAGGGCATTGACCGATATGCTGCTGGCGCAAGCTGACAAAAGTAACCAACGTTTTTACAGTATGTCTGCCCAGGTCCGGTTGGAAAGAAAACAGTATTATGAGATATTGGAAAAAACGCAAAAGGGCAATTTGGATATAACTGATTGGATTGTTTGGTTTTTAAATTGTTTGATCAACGCTTTAAGGTCCACGGATTTAATACTTTCAAAAGTCTTGTTCAAAGCTGCTTTTTGGCAAAAGCATGTGGATACTGCATTAAACGACCGACAAAGAAAGTTATTGAATAGGCTAATGGATGGATTTGACGGGAAATTAACCTCGTCCAAATGGGCAAAGATTGCAAAGTGCTCTAAAGATTCAGCAGTTAGGGATATTAACGACCTTATTGAGAAAGGGATCTTGCAAAAAGAAGCAGCAAGAGGAAGAAGCACCAATTACGAATTGATAGGATTGCCAGCTGGTAATCAAGTAGGCAAAGGAGAATCCAACTCCTAA
- a CDS encoding Crp/Fnr family transcriptional regulator: MEIDEILNKTYPMSKESKRLVTENIAEVYCRKNYIIISADRIERNIYFIKTGIARTFAKIGDQEITFAFGKEGDTVASLNSFIANQKGYEYIELLEDSVLYELNSKCLQGLFNESIEIANWGRRFAENELIKTEKRLISRQSGTASERYEELLIKFPDYQKGSIGAYCLLFRY, translated from the coding sequence ATGGAAATCGATGAGATTCTAAATAAAACTTACCCAATGTCGAAGGAGTCAAAACGCTTGGTAACAGAAAACATTGCAGAAGTTTATTGTAGAAAAAACTATATTATAATTTCTGCAGATCGGATAGAGCGAAACATCTATTTTATTAAAACGGGAATAGCTCGTACTTTTGCAAAAATTGGTGATCAGGAAATTACTTTTGCATTTGGTAAGGAAGGGGATACCGTTGCTTCGTTAAATAGTTTTATTGCAAATCAGAAGGGATATGAATATATAGAACTATTGGAAGACAGTGTACTCTATGAATTAAATTCCAAGTGTCTTCAAGGACTTTTTAACGAATCCATTGAAATTGCAAATTGGGGCAGAAGATTTGCAGAAAATGAGTTGATCAAAACTGAAAAACGATTGATTTCAAGACAGTCTGGAACAGCTTCCGAGCGGTATGAGGAACTTTTAATCAAATTTCCTGACTATCAAAAGGGTTCAATTGGGGCATATTGCCTCTTATTTAGGTATTAA
- a CDS encoding DMT family transporter — MNWILLVIAGLFEVAFAFCLGKAKISAGKEMYLWYLGFLIALGISMGLLVKATQTLPIGTAYAVWTGIGAVGTVIMGVLIFKEPVTLLRMLFLFTLIASIIGLKAVSVH; from the coding sequence ATGAATTGGATTTTATTGGTTATTGCAGGTTTATTTGAAGTAGCTTTTGCTTTTTGTCTAGGAAAAGCAAAGATTTCAGCTGGCAAAGAGATGTACTTATGGTATTTGGGTTTTTTAATAGCTCTCGGAATAAGTATGGGATTACTTGTTAAAGCTACTCAAACATTACCGATTGGGACTGCTTATGCAGTTTGGACCGGGATCGGTGCTGTAGGAACGGTGATTATGGGCGTACTTATATTTAAAGAACCAGTAACTTTATTGAGAATGCTTTTTCTCTTTACGTTGATAGCATCCATCATCGGGCTCAAAGCTGTTTCAGTTCACTAA
- a CDS encoding GNAT family N-acetyltransferase — MFVDKNNRGRKIGEQLMEYVRKEAELNHCTQIKWTVALWNLNGQRFYESLGTSENKEWLNYEWNI, encoded by the coding sequence TTGTTTGTCGATAAAAATAATCGCGGAAGAAAAATAGGAGAACAACTGATGGAGTACGTGAGAAAGGAGGCTGAATTAAATCATTGTACTCAAATCAAATGGACGGTTGCTCTTTGGAATTTAAATGGACAACGGTTTTATGAAAGTCTTGGAACATCTGAAAATAAAGAATGGCTGAATTATGAATGGAATATTTGA
- a CDS encoding GNAT family N-acetyltransferase, translating into MGDLTLVEVASDEIRQLQEISKKTFHETFSGSNTEGDMKKYLEENFTEAKLKSEYSDTNSKFYFAKMEGIVVGYLKVNFGLSQTELKDERSLEIERIYVLSEFHGKMIGQFLFDQAIHLAVLKNLEYIWLGVREENSRAIAFYKKNGFVEFDKHVFILGEDKQTDILMKLTL; encoded by the coding sequence ATGGGAGATCTAACATTAGTTGAAGTGGCATCTGATGAAATAAGACAGCTGCAGGAAATTAGTAAGAAGACTTTTCATGAGACCTTTTCTGGTTCAAACACGGAAGGCGATATGAAAAAGTATTTAGAGGAGAATTTTACAGAGGCTAAATTAAAATCAGAATATTCTGACACAAACTCAAAATTTTATTTCGCTAAAATGGAGGGAATTGTGGTTGGTTATCTAAAAGTGAATTTTGGTCTGTCCCAGACAGAATTGAAAGATGAAAGATCTCTTGAAATAGAAAGAATTTATGTTTTGAGCGAATTTCATGGAAAAATGATAGGACAATTCCTTTTCGATCAAGCCATTCATTTAGCAGTCCTGAAAAATTTGGAATATATTTGGTTGGGAGTTCGGGAAGAGAACTCGAGGGCTATTGCTTTTTACAAAAAGAACGGATTTGTGGAATTTGATAAGCATGTTTTTATACTCGGAGAAGATAAGCAGACAGATATTCTGATGAAGCTAACATTGTAA
- a CDS encoding PAS domain-containing protein: MLQDINLFYVAISLIPALLNVGIFGYIFWVYPSNRETNIFLLFLISLITWQIQDTLMRINIDYELACHISRSLDFGWMFIGALILHFLCYYTNHPIIKNRFFLITIYGISALSYVVYLANLNEVILSHDENWGYITGIRPDSYDLFSRAWVGILALASLAVLMIEYLNNRNSPILRKQILVLFLGGCIPVVQGIITQVYFSALGMIDIPITSTTLTTFSIAALVALRKFRLFDVSSSIASGKIVRQIENGIMALSPDDKIIYLNPSACKLFGVDWQSRNFGTLRQYFETEQTYQKFLKDLKLQLCKRGKESYSSTLIGWNGKPLQMLFTASAFDHGRGKKGTLVIFNDITEIKEANHLVQLVNKRYNFITRASEEAIWEWSIREKTIYWNENYEGLFGHKTPFGKTSIEHWVKKIHPEDKDRVLEKMKAHVSEKRETRWEEEYRFRRSDGTYANVFDKGFVIYDEEGEASGMVGTMQDLSKIKAYIEKIERQNQEFTEINWMQSHEVRGPLSKLLGLISYVKEYGFDDDENNSFLHEMDAACHELDDIVHRIVDRVQKVQS; the protein is encoded by the coding sequence ATGTTGCAAGACATTAACTTATTTTACGTCGCTATTTCCTTGATACCGGCATTACTCAATGTCGGTATCTTTGGGTACATCTTCTGGGTGTACCCCAGCAACCGGGAAACCAATATTTTCCTCTTGTTTTTGATCTCCTTGATCACTTGGCAAATTCAGGACACCTTAATGCGGATAAACATTGACTATGAACTGGCTTGCCATATTTCAAGATCATTGGATTTCGGCTGGATGTTTATCGGGGCACTAATCCTTCATTTTCTGTGCTACTACACCAACCATCCCATCATCAAAAACCGCTTCTTTCTCATTACCATTTACGGGATATCTGCCCTTTCTTATGTTGTTTACCTGGCAAATCTTAACGAAGTAATCCTAAGCCATGACGAAAACTGGGGCTATATCACTGGAATTCGACCGGATTCCTATGACCTGTTCAGCCGAGCATGGGTCGGTATCTTGGCATTGGCCAGTTTAGCCGTGTTGATGATCGAATACCTGAACAATCGCAACAGCCCCATTCTAAGAAAACAAATTTTGGTGTTATTCTTAGGGGGGTGTATCCCAGTAGTTCAGGGAATCATCACCCAGGTCTATTTCTCGGCCCTGGGGATGATAGACATTCCCATTACCTCCACCACACTCACCACCTTTTCGATTGCCGCTTTGGTTGCCCTCAGAAAATTCAGGTTATTTGACGTATCCTCTTCCATAGCGTCAGGAAAGATCGTCAGGCAAATCGAAAACGGCATTATGGCCCTCTCTCCAGATGATAAGATCATTTACCTTAATCCCAGTGCCTGCAAATTGTTTGGTGTGGATTGGCAAAGCAGGAATTTTGGAACCTTGAGACAATATTTCGAAACCGAACAAACGTATCAAAAATTTCTCAAAGACCTAAAACTACAACTGTGCAAAAGGGGAAAGGAAAGCTACAGCTCTACCTTAATTGGCTGGAATGGAAAACCGTTACAAATGCTGTTTACCGCCAGCGCCTTTGACCACGGCAGGGGCAAAAAGGGCACACTGGTCATCTTCAATGATATTACAGAAATAAAAGAAGCAAATCACCTGGTACAGCTGGTCAACAAGCGGTACAACTTTATCACCAGGGCATCCGAAGAAGCCATCTGGGAATGGTCAATCCGGGAAAAGACGATCTATTGGAATGAAAACTACGAAGGACTGTTTGGCCATAAAACCCCATTTGGCAAAACCTCCATCGAGCATTGGGTCAAAAAAATTCACCCCGAGGACAAGGATCGTGTATTGGAAAAAATGAAGGCACACGTCTCTGAAAAACGTGAAACGCGCTGGGAAGAAGAATACCGATTTCGAAGAAGTGACGGCACGTACGCCAATGTCTTTGACAAAGGATTTGTGATATATGACGAGGAAGGAGAAGCCTCCGGGATGGTGGGAACCATGCAGGATTTATCCAAAATAAAGGCTTATATCGAAAAAATAGAGCGTCAGAACCAAGAATTCACAGAAATCAATTGGATGCAATCCCATGAAGTCCGCGGTCCCTTGTCCAAGCTATTGGGCCTGATCAGTTATGTTAAAGAATATGGGTTTGATGACGACGAGAACAACAGTTTTCTCCACGAAATGGACGCGGCATGTCACGAATTGGATGATATCGTTCACCGCATTGTCGACAGGGTCCAAAAAGTCCAGAGCTAA
- the queG gene encoding tRNA epoxyqueuosine(34) reductase QueG, whose translation MSAMIQKDKHAAIIKRLASALGFTYCGIAKAGFLEEEAPRLEAWLNSKYHGEMAYMANHFDKRLDPTKLVEGAKTVVSLIYNYYPEKKLPEGADDYKIAKYAYGKDYHFVIKDKLKEFLYRLREAVGDVEGRAFVDSAPVMERQWAEKAGLGWRGKNSLLLNRDMGSFFFLAELIIDLEATADDPVTKDYCGTCTRCMDACPTDAIVQPGVVDGSRCISYFTIELKDELPASMKGKFANWMFGCDICQDVCPWNRFSTPHQEPQFQPNPEIAEMTKRDWEEITQETFSKVFQKSAVKRTKLSGLKRNIRFLDDAEGNKE comes from the coding sequence ATGTCGGCAATGATTCAAAAAGATAAACATGCAGCCATCATCAAGCGACTTGCCTCAGCGTTGGGGTTCACGTATTGCGGGATTGCAAAAGCTGGTTTTTTGGAGGAGGAAGCCCCTCGGCTGGAAGCTTGGCTAAACAGTAAGTATCATGGTGAAATGGCCTACATGGCCAACCATTTTGACAAGCGGCTGGATCCGACAAAGCTTGTGGAAGGAGCTAAAACGGTGGTCAGCCTTATTTATAATTATTACCCGGAAAAAAAGCTGCCAGAAGGGGCTGATGACTATAAAATTGCCAAGTACGCTTATGGAAAGGATTATCATTTTGTCATCAAGGATAAGTTAAAGGAGTTTCTTTATCGGTTAAGAGAAGCTGTGGGAGACGTGGAAGGCAGGGCATTTGTCGATTCAGCGCCTGTTATGGAGCGCCAATGGGCCGAGAAAGCCGGATTGGGCTGGAGGGGTAAGAATAGCCTGCTGCTCAACCGAGATATGGGAAGTTTTTTTTTCTTGGCGGAGTTGATTATCGATTTGGAGGCGACCGCCGATGATCCGGTGACCAAGGATTATTGCGGAACCTGTACCCGCTGCATGGACGCATGTCCCACCGATGCCATTGTGCAACCCGGTGTGGTGGATGGTAGCCGGTGTATTTCATATTTTACCATAGAGCTAAAGGATGAGCTTCCTGCTAGCATGAAAGGTAAATTTGCCAATTGGATGTTTGGCTGCGATATCTGCCAAGATGTTTGTCCATGGAACCGCTTTTCCACCCCCCATCAAGAGCCCCAATTCCAGCCAAATCCCGAAATTGCCGAAATGACTAAGCGGGATTGGGAAGAAATCACCCAGGAAACGTTTAGCAAGGTCTTTCAGAAATCTGCTGTGAAGCGAACCAAGCTGTCCGGTCTTAAGCGGAACATTCGCTTTCTGGATGATGCAGAAGGAAATAAGGAGTGA